The following are encoded together in the Culex pipiens pallens isolate TS chromosome 1, TS_CPP_V2, whole genome shotgun sequence genome:
- the LOC120415715 gene encoding titin, giving the protein MEVILSSHIARVVLAYLYDQKLNRAADEFCKASPYLKEERNCLKSGFRPAMYISFKLTDLFREYSEIQIKLNTFVEKYGNQLEIPGDSTTLKKIDYLLAALRKNRRIKGEPTAVGRKRKIPSPQPSLASSTPEVSEPKHKRICMNRSFIVLNESGGGGGGRNLSNLSHISPIGGETTQDSVAGDDESNKEEEEGGVRTEEDEQELSQIDMWKQTLLENQIYPEKIADLINKERETSMNQQVGEVEVKEVVAPPVPEQQEVAKTDSQSFNFNFEDLISNIVNHIPVFEDMLEESKPEEPVVVPEETERPTTPVTETPLKARLRKTCKKNYANLSPLKKSCKKVKVISDVPFEGTVPEVLRSLKIDPAQVQPEVSSTGDQAIATGSNSATQYYVIQSDNTTKLVDINQLQFPTQQAINVGPDGTQSLPQTLIPIAGNGIPENTYFILDSQLPLVLGAYTNEPQPEPVPAIVAPTPETLLSPDKFLIFPSSAPETNAVESISTVAAPMANAPTTTASIISSISSSAQLIKQEVKTTPQNVSVPNPKARSASTPSRKQSHIRILNFHTPAKAAALGGNRIATPGSAPASVDNRRLPVSTVVSKLSNLLEEQEPSPSPLAKLAGDWDAVHGIGAITATAAATPNPNSVSNTPRVARKPCVRVLSRAASVEPTEAAPPAESPAPEVRKPTQARTPVAINPSDMEEWRRIRAVSKSNFDQHLRLVEEQKSITTKMLPRKKRPATAHKTKKKKAAAAAEGGDTTQDAMNESGETTIEGECSLTDAHAQMLEEALASARKKTPVKREEVLEDQPEVEDNAKIYVKIATPKKKAEAAAKASPRRKHPKGGRSAKKRRSGSARKKVVKKKEVVKQEEVEVPMEVEVPAEPKEKVVSTMAVEPMEVKETEKVESPAKEEPVKPEVPVPEVTVTPPEPPKAVKDHPKLLAKKSSAEYVRLEKEQQQQEVVPEPPEVITSNEPPPPAPSDFSFNVSALLETPFKAELENFPVTPRFLVPDPLQDTPITKIMRDLKSSAEGSSVAQACEIQTPNFPITPGLISTPKSVTSLTSPQSTTAGGFSSRRTDYSSGSSYYKPDESEDLDKNLETMLQNERRKRPPAAPEPLPAPEPEPVLAPEPHYSCSSSSSSSSSDSSESSSASSPETSPVKPSETEPTAAKPTDPLQLPSTVHNIFEMRRLQRAELEAKKQRTIARIKTTKMSPPPKRIERKFSGAPGFKARKVVVSRGVKEPTKKVSPKSAASQTGSRAPLKPVPPVPTTKTATYSSSSSKRKNPTPRKVVYLEKPAPIPTKKYSPKRKPTAPEHTRKSPRTTQPKTSRPIEGTYESENLSRLCCTPDPVEPTQEEPLPRKQVYAFKSPERTAPAEEVPVVTPDSNKENLSTERIQDDAASSSGEEEDEDDEWTLRSVAEDSTCYFRFQHDEKKRGTTTASPSSRVIKKCNVVLDGRKICIQPQDAICLFEQEPQKAAGSPKKEKKSSRSSSKPSKKSSKEPKKSEPPPPPASTPAPSTPSIKAKINVVSAVRTATNPITGKRGNHQVQQRNAPAAAAPEATTGKSLLLRESVLKASAEAKQAAAAGSKQTTKGEKENGAGTSGATTSGDKVDSVSPSPKMPLKLDMKKKHQQTMADKKLSSSSTSGEKHASSEKQQSQPKEKPPAPAQQQQQPKEESSIDIAAILSHLHGS; this is encoded by the exons ATGGAAGTGATTTTAAGCTCGCACATCGCCCGGGTCGTTTTGG CTTATTTGTACGACCAGAAGCTGAACCGGGCGGCGGATGAGTTCTGCAAGGCGAGTCCGTACCTGAAGGAGGAACGGAACTGCCTAAAGTCCGGCTTCCGACCGGCCATGTACATCAGCTTCAAGCTGACGGATTTGTTCCGGGAGTACAGCGAGATTCAGATAAAGC TGAATACCTTTGTGGAAAAGTATGGGAACCAGTTGGAAATTCCGGGAGATTCGACGACGCTGAAAAAGATTGACTACTTGCTGGCGGCGTTGCGGAAGAATCGTCGTATTAAGGGGGAACCGACGGCGGTGGGACGGAAGCGGAAGATTCCGTCGCCGCAGCCGTCGCTGGCGAGCAGCACGCCGGAAGTGTCGGAGCCGAAGCACAAACGAATCTGTATGAACCGGTCGTTTATCGTGCTGAACGAAAGTGGGGGTGGGGGAGGAGGTCGGAATTTGTCCAACTTGTCGCACATTTCGCCGATTGGTGGCGAGACGACGCAGGATTCGGTCGCCGGGGATGACGAGAGTAATAAGGAGGAGGAAGAGGGTGGGGTTAGGACGGAGGAGGATGAGCAGGAACTGTCCCAGATCGATATGTGGAAGCAAACGCTGCTGGAGAATCAGATTTATCCGGAGAAGATTGCGGATTTGATCAATAAGGAGCGCGAGACGTCGATGAATCAGCAGGTAGGGGAGGTGGAAGTGAAGGAGGTTGTGGCACCTCCGGTGCCGGAGCAGCAGGAAGTGGCCAAGACGGATAGTCAAtcgtttaattttaattttgaagatttgatatcGAACATTGTTAATCATATTCCCGTGTTTGAAGATATGCTTGAGGAGAGCAAACCGGAAGAACCCGTTGTTGTTCCCGAAGAGACGGAACGGCCAACGACGCCGGTGACGGAAACGCCGCTGAAGGCGCGTCTTAGAAAGACCTGCAAGAAAAACTACGCCAATTTGTCCCCGCTTAAGAAAAGCTGTAAAAAGGTTAAAGTAATTTCTGATGTTCCATTCGAAGGAACCGTGCCGGAAGTGTTGCGATCGCTGAAAATCGATCCCGCTCAggtgcaaccggaagtgtcctcCACGGGGGATCAAGCCATCGCGACCGGAAGCAATTCTGCCACGCAGTACTACGTAATTCAGTCGGATAACACGACAAAGCTTGTGGACATCAATCAGCTGCAATTCCCCACGCAACAGGCGATCAACGTCGGGCCGGATGGCACACAAAGTCTGCCCCAAACGCTGATCCCGATCGCCGGAAATGGCATCCCGGAAAACACCTACTTCATCCTGGACAGCCAGCTTCCGCTGGTTCTGGGCGCGTACACGAACGAACCccaaccggaaccggttccagccATCGTCGCCCCCACCCCGGAAACGCTTCTCAGCCCGGATAAGTTCCTTATATTCCCAAGCAGCGCGCCGGAAACGAACGCCGTCGAATCTATCAGCACCGTGGCGGCCCCCATGGCCAACGCCCCAACAACCACGGCCAGCATCATCTCTAGCATTTCATCTTCAGCCCAACTCATCAAGCAGGAGGTCAAAACCACCCCGCAGAACGTGTCCGTTCCGAACCCTAAAGCACGCAGCGCCTCCACCCCGAGCCGGAAGCAGTCCCACATCCGGATCCTCAACTTTCACACCCCAGCGAAAGCGGCCGCCCTCGGAGGAAATCGCATCGCAACGCCCGGATCTGCGCCGGCCTCCGTTGACAATCGACGACTTCCAGTCTCGACCGTCGTCAGCAAGCTATCGAATCTGCTCGAAGAGCAGGAGCCATCCCCTTCCCCTCTCGCCAAACTGGCCGGCGATTGGGACGCCGTGCACGGCATCGGTGCCATCACGGCTACCGCCGCCGCAACTCCCAACCCCAACTCCGTGTCCAACACGCCGCGGGTCGCGCGAAAACCATGCGTGCGCGTCCTGTCCCGCGCGGCCTCCGTCGAACCCACGGAAGCTGCACCGCCCGCGGAATCCCCCGCGCCGGAAGTGCGCAAGCCCACCCAGGCCCGCACTCCGGTGGCCATCAATCCGTCGGACATGGAAGAGTGGCGCCGCATCCGGGCCGTGTCCAAGTCCAACTTTGATCAGCACCTGCGGCTGGTCGAGGAGCAAAAGTCCATCACGACCAAGATGCTCCCCCGGAAGAAGCGACCCGCGACGGCGCACAAAACGAAAAAGAAgaaggcggcggcggcggccgaaGGGGGGGACACGACGCAGGACGCGATGAACGAGTCCGGCGAGACGACCATCGAGGGCGAGTGCTCGCTGACCGATGCGCACGCCCAGATGCTGGAGGAAGCGCTGGCGTCGGCGCGAAAAAAGACGCCGGTCAAGCGCGAGGAAGTGCTGGAAGACCAACCGGAAGTGGAAGACAACGCCAAGATTTACGTGAAGATTGCGACACCAAAGAAGAAGGCGGAAGCCGCCGCCAAGGCAAGTCCGAGGCGAAAGCATCCGAAGGGGGGCAGGTCGGCGAAGAAGCGACGGTCCGGAAGTGCGCGGAAGAAGGTGGTCAAGAAGAAGGAGGTTGTTAAGCAAGAGGAAGTGGAAGTTCCTATGGAGGTGGAAGTTCCTGCCGAGCCAAAAGAAAAAGTTGTTTCGACAATGGCGGTAGAACCAATGGAAGTCAAAGAAACGGAAAAGGTTGAAAGTCCAGCGAAGGAAGAACCGGTTAAACCGGAAGTTCCCGTTCCGGAAGTGACCGTGACTCCTCCGGAGCCGCCGAAGGCGGTCAAAGATCACCCAAAACTGTTGGCGAAGAAATCCAGCGCCGAATACGTCCGTCTCGAAAAGGAACAGCAGCAACAGGAAGTGGTTCCGGAACCACCGGAAGTCATAACCTCAAACGAACCACCTCCGCCAGCCCCCAGCGACTTTAGCTTCAACGTCTCGGCCCTGCTCGAGACGCCCTTCAAAGCCGAGCTGGAGAACTTCCCCGTCACCCCGCGCTTCCTCGTCCCGGACCCTCTTCAGGACACTCCGATCACGAAGATCATGCGCGATCTCAAAAGTTCCGCCGAAGGTTCGTCCGTGGCACAAGCGTGCGAAATCCAGACGCCCAACTTCCCCATTACTCCGGGTCTCATCAGCACGCCCAAATCGGTCACGTCGCTGACGAGTCCGCAAAGTACGACCGCGGGAGGATTCTCCAGTCGGCGCACGGATTACTCGTCCGGAAGTTCGTACTACAAACCCGACGAGTCGGAAGATCTAGACAAAAACCTGGAGACGATGCTGCAGAATGAGCGGAGGAAGCGGCCGCCGGCCGCTCCAGAACCACTTCCGGCACCcgaaccggaaccggttctagcACCAGAACCTCACTACTCCTGCTCCTCGTCCTCCTCCTCTAGCAGTTCGGATTCGTCCGAATCGAGCAGCGCGAGCTCGCCGGAAACGTCCCCCGTCAAACCATCGGAAACGGAACCGACCGCAGCGAAACCAACGGACCCCCTCCAGCTTCCGTCAACCGTGCACAACATCTTCGAGATGCGCCGCCTGCAGCGGGCCGAACTCGAGGCCAAAAAGCAGCGCACGATCGCCCgcatcaaaacgaccaaaatgtccCCACCGCCCAAGCGGATCGAACGGAAATTCTCCGGCGCACCCGGCTTCAAGGCACGCAAGGTTGTGGTAAGCCGCGGCGTGAAAGAACCCACCAAAAAGGTCTCCCCAAAATCCGCCGCATCTCAAACCGGAAGCAGAGCACCGCTCAAACCGGTTCCACCGGTCCCAACCACCAAAACAGCCACGTACTCCTCCTCCTCGTCCAAGCGCAAAAACCCAACTCCCCGAAAGGTCGTCTATCTGGAAAAACCGGCCCCCATCCCAACCAAGAAGTACTCCCCCAAACGGAAACCAACCGCACCGGAACATACCCGGAAGTCCCCACGAACCACCCAGCCCAAAACGTCCCGACCCATCGAGGGCACCTACGAAAGCGAGAACCTGTCCCGGCTCTGCTGCACGCCCGACCCGGTCGAACCCACCCAGGAAGAACCCCTCCCCCGGAAGCAGGTTTACGCGTTCAAGAGTCCGGAACGGACCGCCCCCGCAGAAGAGGTTCCCGTGGTCACGCCAGACTCCAACAAAGAGAACCTCTCGACGGAACGGATCCAGGACGATGCCGCCTCCAGCAGTGGCGAGGAAGAGGACGAAGACGACGAGTGGACGCTCCGAAGCGTGGCCGAAGACTCTACTTGCTACTTCCGGTTTCAGCACGACGAGAAGAAGCGCGGAACGACGACGGCTTCGCCATCGAGCCGGGTCATCAAAAAGTGCAACGTCGTTCTGGACGGGCGCAAGATCTGCATCCAACCGCAGGACGCCATCTGTCTGTTCGAGCAGGAACCCCAAAAAGCGGCCGGAAGTccgaagaaagaaaagaaatcgTCCAGATCCTCGTCAAAACCttcgaaaaaatcttcaaaagaaCCGAAGAAGTCGGAACCCCCTCCACCACCCGCTTCAACCCCGGCCCCGTCGACGCCCTCAATCAAAGCCAAAATCAACGTGGTGTCGGCGGTCCGGACGGCGACGAACCCCATCACGGGCAAGCGCGGCAACCATCAGGTGCAGCAGCGAAACGCACCGGCGGCCGCCGCCCCGGAAGCGACGACGGGAAAGTCGCTGCTGCTGCGGGAAAGTGTGCTGAAGGCTAGCGCGGAAGCGAAGCAGGCAGCAGCAGCGGGGTCGAAGCAGACGACGAAGGGCGAGAAGGAAAATGGAGCGGGGACATCGGGGGCGACCACGAGCGGCGACAAGGTGGACAGTGT ATCCCCATCGCCCAAGATGCCCCTCAAGCTGGACATGAAAAAGAAGCACCAGCAAACGATGGCCGACAAAAAGTTATCATCGTCGTCGACTTCCGGCGAGAAGCACGCTTCGTCCGAAAAGCAGCAATCGCAACCGAAGGAAAAACCACCAGCACcagcacagcagcagcagcagccgaaaGAGGAGAGTAGCATCGACATTGCGGCAATACTGTCGCATCTCCATGGGTCGTAA
- the LOC120415792 gene encoding adenylate kinase isoenzyme 6 homolog, which yields MKQPNILVTGTPGVGKTHLCQRLAEQLGFKWQSVSAIVQEQGCVEEYDEEFECPVLDEDKLLDYLEPIMQQGGNIVEYHSSEFFPERWFQAVYVVRCATSLLYERLQGRGYNERKIRSNMECEIFQIPLDEAKESYRDELIFELQSDHETDLEANVKTVCEWLESWRSANKQKADKQK from the exons ATGAAGCAGCCAAATATCTTGGTAACAG gAACGCCCGGCGTCGGCAAAACGCATCTGTGCCAGCGGTTGGCCGAGCAGCTTGGCTTCAAATGGCAAAGTGTGTCCGCGATTGTCCAAGAGCAGGGCTGCGTCGAGGAGTATGACGAGGAGTTTGAGTGCCCGGTGCTGGACGAGGACAAACTGCTCGATTACTTGGAACCGATAATGCAGCAGGGTGGGAACATTGTCGAGTACCACAGCAGCGAGTTCTTCCCGGAGCGCTGGTTCCAGGCGGTGTACGTGGTCCGGTGCGCCACCTCCCTGCTGTACGAACGGCTCCAGGGCCGGGGCTACAACGAGCGCAAGATTCGCTCCAACATGGAGTGCGAAATCTTCCAGATTCCGCTGGACGAAGCCAAAGAGTCCTACCGGGACGAACTGATCTTCGAGCTGCAGAGTGACCACGAGACGGACCTCGAGGCCAACGTCAAGACGGTCTGCGAGTGGCTCGAAAGCTGGCGCAGTGCCAACAAGCAGAAGGCGGACAAACAGAAGTAA